A window of the Nibribacter ruber genome harbors these coding sequences:
- a CDS encoding polysaccharide lyase: MVFYSNGLLLLQMLLAVSCADKKDGSGVMGLDQLASSSTPVRGNLLFEETFEQGSPFALAHAKEIGDWPYAMQLVQAPAFRGHGACRFEIRQDQPLVKDGKRAEVTVVGPVSSKEMWYSFAAYFPADEFVKDTEREIISQWYQRADKHLGEKSSSPATALRIKNDRFVLDTGFNADLVSDGVQEGSKKKLDLGEVTKNTWHEFVFHFVHSYEEDGLIEVWHNGEKVITHRGGNMYNNAVLPKWKIGLYKAAFKSGASTLPNRVVFFDNIKVGNERASYEEMAPSAVVPNSNN; encoded by the coding sequence ATGGTCTTTTATTCTAATGGCTTGCTTTTGTTGCAGATGCTGTTGGCGGTTTCCTGCGCAGACAAAAAAGACGGGTCTGGTGTGATGGGGCTGGACCAACTAGCTTCTTCCAGTACTCCTGTGAGAGGAAACCTGCTGTTTGAAGAAACCTTTGAGCAAGGCAGTCCTTTTGCTTTGGCCCATGCCAAAGAAATAGGTGACTGGCCCTACGCCATGCAATTGGTACAGGCACCCGCTTTTAGGGGCCACGGCGCCTGCCGGTTTGAGATCAGACAGGACCAGCCTTTGGTGAAAGACGGAAAAAGGGCTGAAGTAACTGTGGTAGGCCCTGTCTCCTCTAAGGAAATGTGGTATTCCTTTGCTGCCTATTTCCCCGCCGATGAATTTGTCAAAGACACGGAGCGCGAGATCATAAGCCAGTGGTACCAGCGCGCCGACAAGCACCTGGGGGAAAAGTCTTCCAGCCCGGCCACCGCACTACGTATCAAAAACGACCGCTTTGTTCTGGATACTGGCTTTAACGCAGACCTGGTTTCTGATGGCGTACAGGAAGGAAGCAAAAAGAAGCTAGACCTGGGCGAAGTGACTAAAAACACCTGGCATGAGTTTGTCTTCCATTTCGTGCATTCCTATGAAGAAGACGGCCTCATTGAGGTATGGCACAACGGAGAAAAAGTCATTACCCACCGCGGGGGCAATATGTACAACAACGCCGTGCTGCCTAAATGGAAGATTGGGCTTTACAAAGCAGCCTTCAAAAGCGGTGCTTCCACACTACCCAACAGAGTGGTGTTTTTTGATAACATCAAAGTAGGCAATGAACGAGCCAGTTATGAAGAAATGGCCCCCAGCGCAGTTGTCCCCAATTCCAATAACTAA
- a CDS encoding T9SS type A sorting domain-containing protein, producing the protein MRKFTLLLVFCAFLSLPLAAQLSSFKNLQPLGVATNTGDKPQSKIWFYEGKYWSILPNAEGTFLWRLDGTAWTKLQLLLPGDYAKADCKVVGNLAHVLLFRETNTSYVLSLEYDPATATYKLWSKQPNRTNLVFGPNAEIASLDVDSKERMWIAYDGIKEIYAIWSDAPYTNWSAPIVLADNTSSDDLSGVIALPSINKVGVLWSNSATQRFGFKLHDDNATPEAWSEDEVPASQSALDIGSGMADDHLNMTAASDGTLYAAVKTSFETAGYTKIALLIRRPYGTWDDMYKVSGTGTRPIVILNDAQDKLKVIYTADEGGGDILQRESSTKNILFDSPRTLLAGPYNYPSTAKNNPNAPESLVIATNVSTLNLQVMGVLTVDALNATLKAYPNPFNMKCTIAFSLAEDSDYSIGLYDSKGLRVTEFFEGNALKGKQNKITVDGSRLASGMYIARLKTNTGLQHIKVLLEK; encoded by the coding sequence ATGAGAAAGTTTACTCTGCTGTTAGTATTCTGTGCCTTTCTTTCTTTGCCACTTGCGGCCCAGCTTTCGTCCTTTAAAAACCTACAGCCCTTGGGGGTAGCCACCAACACAGGTGACAAGCCGCAATCTAAAATTTGGTTTTATGAAGGAAAATACTGGAGTATTCTGCCCAATGCAGAAGGCACCTTTCTCTGGCGTCTGGATGGGACGGCCTGGACTAAGCTCCAGCTGCTCTTACCTGGTGACTACGCCAAGGCAGACTGCAAGGTAGTAGGCAATCTGGCCCATGTGCTGCTGTTCAGGGAAACCAATACCTCGTATGTACTCTCTCTGGAATATGATCCTGCAACCGCTACGTACAAGCTCTGGAGCAAACAACCCAACCGTACCAACCTGGTGTTTGGGCCCAATGCAGAGATAGCCAGCCTGGACGTAGACAGCAAGGAAAGAATGTGGATTGCCTATGACGGCATAAAAGAAATTTACGCCATTTGGAGCGATGCCCCTTACACCAACTGGAGTGCCCCCATTGTTCTAGCCGACAACACCAGCTCAGATGACCTTTCTGGCGTCATTGCCCTACCCTCCATCAATAAGGTGGGAGTCCTCTGGTCAAATAGTGCCACCCAGCGGTTCGGCTTTAAACTGCATGATGACAATGCCACCCCAGAAGCCTGGTCTGAAGACGAAGTACCAGCGTCTCAGTCTGCCCTGGATATAGGTAGCGGCATGGCCGATGACCACCTGAACATGACCGCCGCCAGTGACGGCACCCTGTATGCCGCCGTGAAGACCTCGTTTGAGACCGCTGGTTATACCAAAATAGCTCTCCTGATACGCAGACCCTATGGCACCTGGGATGACATGTACAAGGTATCTGGCACTGGCACCCGCCCCATTGTCATCTTAAACGATGCCCAGGACAAGCTAAAAGTAATATACACGGCAGATGAGGGAGGCGGCGACATCTTACAACGCGAATCCTCTACAAAGAACATCCTGTTTGACTCACCTCGTACGCTGCTGGCAGGCCCCTACAATTACCCATCTACAGCCAAAAACAACCCCAATGCCCCAGAATCCTTGGTCATTGCCACCAACGTATCTACTCTTAATCTGCAAGTGATGGGTGTTCTAACTGTAGACGCGCTCAATGCTACTCTAAAAGCTTACCCTAATCCATTTAACATGAAGTGCACCATTGCCTTTTCACTGGCCGAAGACAGTGACTATTCCATTGGCTTGTATGACAGCAAAGGGCTACGGGTAACAGAATTCTTTGAGGGCAACGCCTTAAAAGGAAAGCAGAATAAGATAACGGTAGACGGCTCCCGTCTTGCCAGCGGCATGTATATAGCGCGGCTTAAAACCAACACCGGCCTGCAGCACATCAAAGTGCTTCTGGAAAAATAA
- a CDS encoding exopolysaccharide biosynthesis polyprenyl glycosylphosphotransferase — MIEYTQTSNWPLSSLVSIFCLAYLLTLLFYTKKTGSTYSSILFFILSSVSLTLIYIYCNQLFQAEIVPFEAHLIFDQVTTPIELLSLSFLKPLVPVREGNQNVSTQVNHPFFTAFKNFKLDHQTKYTLIAGIGSTAKSIQKQFYNCHDSSYKIKGFVKCKDEACAVQQENIVSNLAQFKDYLKDNTVDEIVIALPVKTSKKVKRIIETADYYGIRVKYIPDYENLFGKNYKATRVGSLDIVNVRQTPLDETWAFLLKNTFDKLFAFAAIMLLTPVLLVVAALIKLDSPGPLLYCPIRIGKSGKPFKVFKFRSMRENDSAQGGTLSTRENDDRITKIGRILRKYSLDELPQFFNVLLGDMSVVGPRPHRSFLNQQLQQTEDKYMVRHYFKPGITGWAQVNGWRGPTDTKEQKNQRTSHDLWYVENWSLWLDIKIIYMTIFGKSTHKNVF; from the coding sequence TTGATAGAATACACCCAGACGTCCAACTGGCCATTAAGCAGCCTAGTTTCCATTTTCTGCCTGGCGTATCTGCTCACCCTTCTCTTTTATACAAAAAAAACCGGCAGCACGTATTCTTCCATTTTGTTTTTCATTCTGTCTTCCGTTAGTCTAACCCTCATCTATATTTATTGCAACCAGCTCTTTCAGGCAGAGATTGTTCCCTTTGAGGCGCATTTGATTTTTGACCAGGTTACCACGCCTATTGAATTGCTGTCCCTCTCATTCCTGAAGCCACTGGTGCCGGTTAGAGAAGGCAATCAGAACGTCTCCACGCAGGTGAACCATCCGTTCTTCACTGCCTTCAAGAACTTCAAGCTAGACCACCAGACCAAATACACCCTTATTGCCGGCATTGGAAGCACGGCCAAAAGCATTCAGAAGCAATTCTACAACTGCCATGACTCTAGCTATAAGATCAAAGGCTTTGTAAAGTGCAAAGACGAGGCTTGTGCCGTACAACAAGAAAACATTGTCTCTAACCTGGCCCAGTTCAAGGACTACCTGAAAGACAATACCGTGGATGAAATAGTGATAGCGCTGCCCGTTAAAACCTCCAAAAAGGTAAAGCGCATCATAGAAACCGCAGACTACTACGGCATTCGGGTAAAATACATTCCAGACTATGAGAACCTGTTTGGGAAGAACTACAAAGCCACCCGCGTGGGCTCCCTGGACATTGTCAACGTGCGCCAGACGCCCCTGGATGAAACCTGGGCCTTCCTCCTGAAGAACACGTTTGACAAGCTTTTCGCGTTTGCGGCCATCATGCTGCTCACTCCGGTACTCTTGGTGGTAGCCGCGCTTATCAAACTAGACTCGCCGGGCCCGTTGCTCTACTGCCCCATCCGGATTGGCAAGTCGGGTAAACCATTCAAAGTCTTCAAATTCAGAAGCATGCGCGAGAATGACAGCGCCCAGGGCGGCACTCTCTCCACCAGAGAGAATGACGACAGAATCACCAAAATAGGTCGTATCCTGAGAAAGTACAGCCTGGACGAACTTCCTCAGTTCTTCAATGTGCTTCTGGGAGACATGAGCGTGGTGGGCCCCAGACCCCATAGAAGCTTCCTGAACCAGCAATTGCAGCAGACCGAAGACAAGTACATGGTTCGCCACTACTTTAAACCCGGCATTACCGGTTGGGCGCAGGTAAACGGCTGGCGCGGGCCCACAGACACCAAAGAGCAGAAAAACCAAAGAACCAGCCACGACCTATGGTATGTGGAAAACTGGTCTTTGTGGCTGGATATCAAAATCATATACATGACAATTTTTGGCAAAAGCACTCACAAAAATGTCTTCTAA
- a CDS encoding TIGR01777 family oxidoreductase, giving the protein MSGKKILIAGGTGLLGTRLSEMLIDSGYEVAHLSRNPDKYAHYKTFKWDLKKGCLDEAAIKYADYIINLAGASVSEEKWSGSRKKEILHSRTQSTHILCEYLNKVPHHVKGFFSSSAVGIYGNSGDKLMLEESTYGSDFLAEVCKQWEHSAWQVHNLGIRTVIFRIGIVLSNKGGALPQIAKPIRMLAGAPLGSGKQYMSWIHIDDMCRLFIKAMEDAQMQGVYNAVAPHPSTNEEVTKALAEVMHKPLVFPNVPAFGLKLMLGEMSEIVLGGSRVSANKLLQTGFTFEFSQLREALESLYDKHS; this is encoded by the coding sequence ATGTCAGGAAAGAAAATACTGATTGCCGGGGGCACAGGTTTGTTAGGAACGCGTTTGTCTGAGATGCTGATTGACAGCGGCTATGAAGTGGCCCACCTCAGCCGAAACCCAGACAAGTACGCGCACTACAAAACCTTTAAATGGGATTTGAAGAAAGGGTGTCTGGACGAAGCAGCCATCAAGTACGCAGACTATATCATCAACCTGGCCGGTGCCAGCGTCTCTGAGGAGAAATGGTCGGGTTCCCGCAAGAAGGAAATCCTGCACAGCCGTACCCAAAGCACGCACATCTTGTGCGAGTACCTGAACAAAGTACCGCATCACGTAAAGGGGTTCTTCTCTTCTTCGGCAGTGGGGATTTACGGCAACTCAGGTGACAAGCTCATGCTGGAAGAAAGCACCTATGGCTCTGACTTCTTAGCCGAGGTCTGCAAGCAATGGGAGCATTCTGCCTGGCAGGTGCATAACCTGGGCATTAGAACCGTGATCTTCAGGATTGGCATTGTGCTGAGCAACAAAGGCGGCGCTCTTCCCCAGATTGCTAAGCCCATAAGAATGCTGGCCGGCGCGCCACTGGGTTCTGGCAAGCAATACATGTCCTGGATTCATATTGATGACATGTGCCGGCTCTTCATCAAAGCCATGGAAGATGCGCAGATGCAAGGCGTGTACAATGCCGTGGCTCCGCACCCTAGCACCAATGAGGAAGTCACAAAAGCATTAGCCGAGGTGATGCACAAGCCGTTGGTTTTTCCAAACGTGCCGGCCTTCGGGCTGAAACTGATGCTGGGCGAGATGAGTGAGATTGTCTTGGGCGGCTCGCGCGTGAGCGCCAACAAATTGCTACAGACAGGATTTACCTTTGAATTCAGCCAATTACGAGAGGCCCTGGAGTCTCTTTATGATAAACACAGCTAA
- the folE gene encoding GTP cyclohydrolase I FolE: MDRREDNNQDPEEDHMPGSLDTPLRPDAFVLTDEQKIEGIEYHFKEIMQLLGLDLEDDSLKGTPRRVAKMYVQEIFDGLKPENRPAARLFENRYGYRQMLVERDITLYSSCEHHFVPIIGKAHVAYIPNEHVIGLSKLNRIVQYYGRRPQVQERLTRQIAQELRDVLKTDNVAVLIEADHLCVMSRGVNDVSSSTITSEYSGLFEQDAYRLEFMQAIRHNKS, from the coding sequence ATGGATAGACGGGAGGACAATAATCAGGATCCTGAAGAAGACCACATGCCGGGTTCTTTGGATACGCCGCTCCGCCCAGATGCCTTCGTCCTGACGGATGAGCAGAAGATAGAGGGCATAGAATACCATTTTAAAGAAATCATGCAGCTGCTGGGTCTTGACCTGGAAGACGATAGCCTCAAAGGCACGCCGCGCCGCGTGGCCAAGATGTACGTGCAGGAGATTTTTGACGGCCTCAAGCCCGAGAACAGACCCGCCGCCCGCCTGTTTGAAAACCGCTACGGCTACCGCCAGATGCTGGTAGAGCGCGACATCACCTTATACTCCAGCTGTGAGCACCACTTTGTACCCATCATTGGCAAAGCCCATGTGGCTTATATCCCCAATGAGCACGTGATAGGCCTTTCTAAACTAAACCGCATTGTGCAATACTACGGCCGTCGGCCGCAGGTGCAGGAACGCCTGACGCGCCAGATTGCCCAAGAGCTACGGGATGTGCTGAAGACGGACAACGTGGCCGTTTTGATCGAGGCAGACCACCTGTGTGTGATGAGCCGCGGCGTGAATGACGTGAGCAGCAGCACCATTACTTCTGAGTACTCGGGGCTGTTTGAGCAGGACGCGTACCGTCTTGAATTCATGCAGGCCATACGCCATAACAAAAGCTGA
- a CDS encoding 6-pyruvoyl trahydropterin synthase family protein, giving the protein MNVTVCRKENFNAAHRLHNPAWTDEQNTRVFGLCNNPNYHGHNYELVVRLTGPVDPDTGYVYDMKKLSLLIKAEILDKFDHRNLNLDTDEFKHLNPTAENIAIIIWQRLRPHLSENLALSVTLFETERNFVEYHG; this is encoded by the coding sequence ATGAACGTAACCGTCTGTAGAAAAGAGAATTTCAACGCCGCCCACCGCCTGCACAATCCTGCCTGGACAGATGAGCAGAACACCCGGGTGTTTGGCCTCTGCAACAACCCCAATTACCATGGGCATAATTATGAATTGGTGGTACGTTTGACGGGGCCGGTAGACCCAGACACGGGCTATGTCTATGACATGAAAAAACTGAGTCTGCTGATTAAAGCAGAAATTTTAGATAAATTTGACCACCGAAACTTAAACCTGGACACGGACGAGTTCAAACATCTGAATCCCACCGCTGAAAACATTGCCATCATCATCTGGCAGCGCCTGCGCCCCCACCTCTCAGAAAACCTGGCTTTGTCCGTCACCTTATTTGAAACCGAAAGAAACTTTGTTGAATACCATGGATAG
- a CDS encoding DNA repair ATPase, with amino-acid sequence MKGKRTHMKAVALLFMLLGMATMGWAQQRSTVDEKEVDINGIVRKGQRIMIQLDSKVVEKAWASYLKEKSGGTVKGPSILPTAKAQASKGVYTVEKAQIDTITSNPMRIMSKVEGSDQGTMVWWSLDLGNAYLSKKETTKEWARSEAMLQQFARQLYKQDVQNQIADAEKVLVNSQNEADRVIRQADEIKYKITKNQARKQELEAELAANGNELEQLNKDVETNLKQQEAAKKEVENMRRAVEIVKAKMDKII; translated from the coding sequence ATGAAAGGCAAACGTACGCACATGAAGGCAGTAGCGCTGTTGTTCATGCTTTTAGGCATGGCAACAATGGGTTGGGCACAGCAACGCTCAACGGTAGACGAAAAGGAGGTGGATATCAATGGCATTGTTCGGAAGGGGCAGCGCATTATGATCCAGCTGGACAGCAAAGTGGTGGAGAAGGCCTGGGCTTCTTATTTAAAGGAAAAGTCTGGCGGCACCGTGAAAGGTCCTTCTATTCTGCCAACTGCTAAAGCTCAGGCTAGCAAAGGCGTGTACACCGTAGAGAAAGCCCAGATAGACACCATTACCAGCAATCCTATGCGTATCATGTCTAAAGTGGAAGGCTCTGACCAAGGCACCATGGTGTGGTGGTCACTGGACTTAGGCAACGCCTACTTAAGCAAAAAGGAAACCACCAAAGAGTGGGCCCGCTCTGAGGCTATGCTCCAACAGTTTGCCCGCCAATTGTACAAGCAAGATGTGCAAAACCAGATAGCCGATGCGGAGAAAGTATTGGTCAACTCCCAAAACGAGGCCGACCGCGTCATCCGTCAGGCCGACGAGATCAAATACAAAATCACCAAGAACCAGGCCCGCAAACAAGAGTTGGAAGCTGAACTAGCCGCTAACGGTAATGAGCTTGAGCAACTCAACAAAGACGTAGAAACTAACTTGAAGCAGCAGGAAGCCGCCAAGAAAGAAGTAGAAAACATGCGCCGTGCCGTGGAGATTGTAAAAGCCAAAATGGACAAAATCATCTAA
- a CDS encoding pirin family protein gives MRTIKKIHKAEYSPIADLITYSPLPSRSLQMIDPFLFLNHHGHQVYKSNNNGLPFGPHPHRGMETMTFILEGDIMHKDSGGHESVITAGGAQYMTAGRGLIHAEVSSSEFKAKGGPLEILQLWMNLPAKHKMMEPAYKGLQKEDIPSFSLEDENVTFNLISGTWGEHKGAFDTVTDILLSTIYFQAGGEMKVSVPADRNIFFYIIKGSLTVNGQEVPFRNLVEFNNDGEELQVKASEESILLFGHAVPFNEPVVAQGPFVMNSEAEIRQAYQDYQQGKFGQWKH, from the coding sequence ATGAGAACCATCAAGAAAATCCATAAAGCAGAATACTCCCCCATTGCAGACTTAATCACCTACTCGCCGCTTCCATCCCGAAGCCTGCAGATGATTGACCCGTTCCTGTTTCTGAACCACCACGGTCACCAAGTATACAAGTCCAACAACAACGGCTTACCGTTTGGGCCGCACCCGCACCGGGGCATGGAGACCATGACCTTCATCCTGGAAGGCGACATCATGCACAAGGACAGCGGCGGCCATGAGAGCGTGATTACCGCCGGCGGGGCGCAGTACATGACGGCGGGCAGAGGCTTGATTCATGCCGAGGTGTCTTCTTCTGAGTTTAAGGCCAAAGGCGGACCGTTGGAGATTCTGCAGTTGTGGATGAACCTACCAGCCAAGCACAAAATGATGGAACCGGCTTACAAAGGCCTTCAGAAGGAAGACATTCCGAGTTTCTCTTTGGAAGACGAGAACGTCACTTTCAACCTAATCTCTGGTACTTGGGGTGAGCACAAAGGCGCCTTTGACACGGTGACAGACATTCTGTTGAGCACCATTTACTTCCAGGCCGGTGGTGAGATGAAGGTGTCTGTTCCCGCAGATCGCAACATTTTCTTCTACATCATCAAAGGCTCTCTGACGGTGAACGGTCAGGAAGTACCTTTCAGGAATCTGGTGGAATTTAACAATGACGGCGAAGAATTGCAGGTGAAAGCCTCTGAGGAAAGTATCCTGCTCTTTGGGCACGCGGTGCCGTTCAATGAGCCAGTAGTGGCGCAGGGGCCGTTTGTGATGAACTCAGAAGCCGAGATAAGACAAGCGTACCAGGATTATCAGCAAGGTAAATTTGGCCAATGGAAGCACTAA
- the pgi gene encoding glucose-6-phosphate isomerase — MLPTINPTTTQAWKKLEAHYEQMQAQHLKDLFQQDPKRFEKLSLTFEDILIDFSKNRVTQETMQLLLQLAQETGLQEAIDGMFSGEKINFTEDRAVLHVALRNSSNSPIMVDGKDVMLDVNRVLDQMKAFSEQVISGGWKGYTGKPITTIVNIGIGGSDLGPVMVTEALKPYQQPNITTYFVSNVDGTHIAETLKKVDAETTLFMIASKTFTTQETMTNAHSARTWFLENAKDEEHIKKHFVAISTNTKAVSAFGIDPQNMFEFWDWVGGRYSLWSAIGLSICCTIGFENFRALLDGAHAMDQHFQKTPFEKNAPVILALLGIWYNNFFSAEAHALLPYDQYMHRFAAYFQQGDMESNGKSVDRNSQPVNYQTGPIIWGEPGTNGQHAFYQLIHQGTKLIPCDFLAPAVTHNPLSDHHPKLMANFFAQTEALMNGKTEEEVLKEMQAANLSEEEIKSLKDFKVFEGNRPTNSILFKQLTPRTLGALLAMYEHKIFVQGIIWNIYSFDQWGVELGKQLASKILPELLNEEPVTSHDSSTNGLINQFKAFRS, encoded by the coding sequence ATGTTACCCACTATAAATCCCACCACCACCCAAGCCTGGAAGAAATTAGAAGCTCATTATGAGCAGATGCAGGCTCAGCACCTAAAGGATCTGTTTCAGCAGGACCCGAAGCGTTTTGAGAAACTGAGCCTGACGTTTGAGGATATCCTCATTGATTTCTCCAAGAACCGCGTGACCCAGGAAACCATGCAACTGCTGTTGCAGCTGGCCCAGGAGACCGGTTTGCAAGAAGCCATTGACGGCATGTTCTCAGGCGAAAAAATCAACTTCACGGAGGACCGCGCGGTCTTGCATGTGGCCTTGCGCAACAGTTCCAACTCGCCAATAATGGTAGACGGCAAAGATGTGATGCTAGACGTGAACCGCGTACTGGACCAGATGAAAGCCTTCTCTGAGCAGGTCATCTCCGGAGGCTGGAAAGGCTATACCGGCAAACCCATCACTACTATTGTGAACATTGGTATTGGCGGTTCAGACTTAGGGCCCGTGATGGTGACCGAGGCGCTGAAGCCTTACCAACAGCCCAACATCACCACCTACTTTGTGTCTAATGTGGACGGCACGCACATAGCCGAAACGCTGAAGAAAGTAGACGCTGAGACCACGCTGTTCATGATTGCCTCCAAGACGTTCACCACGCAGGAGACCATGACCAATGCCCACAGCGCGCGCACCTGGTTCTTAGAGAATGCTAAAGACGAGGAGCACATCAAGAAGCACTTCGTGGCCATTTCAACCAACACCAAGGCTGTGTCTGCGTTTGGCATTGACCCGCAGAACATGTTTGAATTCTGGGACTGGGTAGGCGGACGGTATTCTTTATGGTCTGCCATTGGTTTGTCCATTTGCTGCACCATTGGGTTTGAGAACTTCAGAGCGTTACTGGACGGGGCGCACGCCATGGACCAGCACTTCCAGAAGACGCCATTTGAGAAGAACGCACCCGTGATTCTGGCTTTGCTGGGTATCTGGTATAACAACTTCTTCTCTGCAGAGGCGCACGCGCTATTGCCGTATGACCAGTACATGCACCGCTTCGCGGCTTACTTCCAACAGGGGGACATGGAAAGCAACGGAAAGTCGGTGGACCGGAACAGCCAGCCTGTCAACTACCAGACCGGTCCCATCATCTGGGGCGAGCCGGGCACCAACGGTCAGCATGCGTTCTACCAACTCATTCACCAAGGTACCAAACTCATTCCCTGCGACTTCCTGGCCCCAGCTGTGACCCATAATCCTTTGAGCGACCACCATCCAAAATTAATGGCCAACTTCTTCGCGCAGACAGAAGCGTTGATGAATGGGAAGACTGAGGAGGAGGTATTGAAAGAAATGCAAGCCGCGAACCTGTCTGAAGAGGAAATCAAGTCATTGAAAGATTTCAAAGTGTTTGAAGGCAATCGCCCGACCAACTCCATTCTATTCAAGCAGCTGACCCCGAGAACGCTGGGTGCGTTGCTGGCCATGTACGAGCATAAGATTTTTGTGCAGGGCATCATCTGGAACATCTACAGCTTCGACCAATGGGGCGTGGAACTAGGCAAGCAGCTGGCATCTAAAATTCTGCCGGAGCTATTGAATGAAGAGCCTGTTACGTCTCATGACAGCTCTACTAACGGTTTGATAAACCAATTCAAGGCTTTCAGAAGCTAG
- a CDS encoding inorganic diphosphatase: MKYFFSFCLVLFMALSSCTTNYQDVPAFTETKQWQAVIVTPAGSTEPQRYDASQKKFLPQTEAGQPKKLDFLPSLGNEGFIPSTLVDSVKGRPAAPLPVLVLSNQLKQGTVLEILPMGVLVLERNGELYHLIVAIPARPSEQTISAHNYLDFSGRYPAVKTILQNWYLNVDRQQPTRLMGWKDEAFAEKLIQQWIQ; encoded by the coding sequence ATGAAATACTTTTTCTCTTTCTGCTTGGTGCTATTCATGGCGTTGAGCAGCTGTACCACCAATTACCAGGATGTGCCCGCCTTCACCGAGACCAAACAATGGCAGGCGGTGATTGTGACGCCCGCCGGTTCTACCGAACCGCAGCGCTATGATGCCAGCCAAAAGAAATTCCTACCCCAAACCGAGGCCGGCCAACCTAAAAAACTGGATTTTCTGCCATCTCTGGGCAATGAAGGCTTTATTCCCAGCACTCTGGTGGACTCGGTGAAAGGCCGCCCTGCTGCCCCGCTTCCGGTGTTGGTGCTGTCCAATCAATTGAAACAGGGCACGGTACTGGAGATTCTGCCCATGGGCGTGCTGGTCTTGGAACGCAACGGCGAGTTGTATCATCTGATCGTAGCCATACCGGCAAGACCTAGCGAACAAACTATTTCAGCGCACAACTACCTGGACTTTTCGGGGCGCTACCCCGCGGTGAAGACCATTCTGCAAAACTGGTACCTGAACGTGGACCGCCAACAACCTACCCGCCTGATGGGCTGGAAAGACGAGGCCTTCGCTGAAAAGCTGATTCAGCAGTGGATTCAATAA